In one window of Pristiophorus japonicus isolate sPriJap1 chromosome 9, sPriJap1.hap1, whole genome shotgun sequence DNA:
- the LOC139273860 gene encoding uncharacterized protein — translation MCPPPLHAPRVHDHYMHHVAGAITRTMCPPPLHAPRVHDHYMHHVAGAITRTTCPRPLHAPCVRHHYTHHVSTTITRTMCPRPLHAPCVRDHYTHHVSATITRTMCPRPLHAPCVRDHYTHHVSATITRTMCPPPLHAPCVRHHYTHHVSTTITRTMCPRPLHAPCVRHHYTHHVAGAITRTTCPRPLHAPCVRDHYTHHVSATITRTTWPVPLHAPCVHDHYTHHVSTTITRTMCPRPLHAPCVRHHYTHHVAGAITRTMCPRPLHAPRVRDHYTHHVSTTITRTMCPRPLHAPCVRDHYTHHMSATITRTMCPRPLHAPCVRDHYTHHVSATITRTICPPPLHAPCVHRDSSSCLRLRIRAGPVAEGK, via the coding sequence ATGTGTCCGCCACCATTACACGCACCACGTGTCCACGACCATTACATGCACCACGTGGCCGGTGCCATTACACGCACCATGTGTCCGCCACCATTACACGCACCACGTGTCCACGACCATTACATGCACCACGTGGCCGGTGCCATTACACGCACCACGTGTCCACGACCATTACACGCACCATGTGTCCGCCACCATTACACGCACCACGTGTCCACGACCATTACACGCACCATGTGTCCGCGACCATTACACGCACCATGTGTCCGCGACCATTACACGCACCACGTGTCCGCGACCATTACACGCACCATGTGTCCGCGACCATTACACGCACCATGTGTCCGCGACCATTACACGCACCACGTGTCCGCGACCATTACACGCACCATGTGTCCGCCACCATTACACGCACCATGTGTCCGCCACCATTACACGCACCACGTGTCCACGACCATTACACGCACCATGTGTCCGCGACCATTACACGCACCATGTGTCCGCCACCATTACACGCACCACGTGGCCGGTGCCATTACACGCACCACGTGTCCGCGACCATTACACGCACCATGTGTCCGCGACCATTACACGCACCATGTGTCCGCCACCATTACACGCACCACGTGGCCGGTGCCATTACACGCACCATGTGTCCACGACCATTACACGCACCACGTGTCCACGACCATTACACGCACCATGTGTCCGCGACCATTACACGCACCATGTGTCCGCCACCATTACACGCACCATGTGGCCGGTGCCATTACACGCACCATGTGTCCACGACCATTACACGCACCACGTGTCCGCGACCATTACACGCACCACGTGTCCACGACCATTACACGCACCATGTGTCCGCGACCATTACACGCACCATGTGTCCGCGACCATTACACGCACCATATGTCCGCCACCATTACACGCACCATGTGTCCACGACCATTACACGCACCATGTGTCCGCGACCATTACACGCACCATGTGTCCGCGACCATTACACGCACCATATGTCCGCCACCATTACACGCACCATGTGTCCACCGTGATTCCTCCAGCTGTCTTCGCCTCCGCATTCGAGCGGGACCGGTGGCCGAAGGGAAGTAG